A portion of the Blastochloris tepida genome contains these proteins:
- the accC gene encoding acetyl-CoA carboxylase biotin carboxylase subunit, with translation MFTKILIANRGEIALRILRACKELGISTVAVHSTADADAMHVKLADESVCIGPPPAKDSYLNVPQLLAACEITGAEAVHPGYGFLSENARFAEILADHHIGFIGPKPEHIRLMGDKIEAKRTAKRLGIPCVPGSEGGITDDVDARRIAADIGYPVLIKAAAGGGGRGMKVARTEADLDVALATARSEAKAAFGDSTVYIEKYLEKPRHIEIQVLGDGRGNAVHIGERDCSLQRRHQKVWEESPSPALNVDARNRIGEVVADAMRKLKYLSAGTVEFLYENGEFYFIEMNTRIQVEHPVTEMVTGIDLLNEQIRLAAGLPLSITQDDIVINGHAIECRLNAENPTTFRPSPGKITYFHPPGGLGVRVDSAVYQGYTIPPYYDSLVGKLIVHGKTRNECLMRLRRALDEIVVDGVETTAPLFRTLVRHPDIANGQYDIHWLEHFLAGSPDI, from the coding sequence ATGTTCACGAAAATCCTGATCGCCAATCGCGGCGAGATCGCGCTCCGCATTCTGCGCGCCTGCAAGGAGCTCGGCATCTCCACCGTCGCCGTCCATTCGACGGCCGATGCCGACGCCATGCACGTCAAGCTCGCCGATGAGAGCGTGTGCATCGGCCCGCCGCCGGCCAAGGACAGCTATCTCAACGTGCCCCAACTGCTGGCGGCGTGCGAGATCACCGGCGCCGAGGCGGTGCATCCGGGCTACGGCTTCCTGTCGGAGAATGCGCGCTTCGCCGAGATCCTCGCCGACCATCACATCGGCTTCATCGGCCCCAAGCCCGAGCACATCCGGCTGATGGGCGACAAGATCGAGGCCAAGCGCACCGCCAAGCGGCTCGGCATCCCGTGCGTGCCGGGCTCGGAGGGCGGCATCACCGACGATGTCGATGCCCGCCGGATCGCCGCCGACATCGGCTATCCGGTGCTGATCAAGGCGGCGGCCGGCGGCGGCGGCCGCGGCATGAAGGTGGCGCGCACCGAGGCCGATCTCGACGTCGCGCTGGCCACCGCCCGCTCCGAGGCCAAGGCGGCCTTCGGTGACTCGACGGTCTATATCGAGAAGTATCTGGAGAAGCCGCGCCACATCGAGATCCAGGTGCTGGGCGACGGCCGCGGCAACGCCGTCCATATCGGCGAGCGCGACTGCTCGCTGCAGCGCCGCCACCAGAAAGTATGGGAGGAAAGCCCCTCCCCGGCCCTCAATGTCGACGCCCGCAACCGCATCGGCGAGGTCGTCGCCGACGCCATGCGCAAGCTGAAATACCTGTCGGCCGGGACGGTGGAATTCCTGTACGAGAACGGCGAATTCTACTTCATCGAGATGAACACCCGTATCCAGGTCGAGCATCCGGTGACCGAGATGGTCACCGGCATCGATCTGCTCAACGAGCAGATCCGGCTCGCCGCCGGCCTGCCGCTGTCGATCACCCAGGACGACATCGTGATCAACGGCCACGCCATCGAGTGCCGGCTCAATGCCGAGAACCCGACCACCTTCCGCCCTTCTCCTGGCAAGATCACCTATTTCCACCCGCCGGGGGGCCTGGGCGTGCGCGTCGATTCGGCGGTCTATCAGGGCTACACCATCCCGCCCTATTACGACTCGCTGGTCGGCAAGCTGATCGTCCACGGCAAGACCCGCAACGAGTGCCTGATGCGGCTGCGCCGCGCCTTGGACGAGATCGTGGTCGACGGCGTGGAGACCACCGCGCCGCTGTTCCGCACGCTGGTGCGCCACCCCGACATCGCCAACGGCCAATACGACATCCATTGGCTGGAGCATTTCCTGGCCGGCTCGCCCGACATCTGA